Proteins from one Anaerosoma tenue genomic window:
- a CDS encoding adenylate kinase: MNVMLLGAAGAGKGTQATRIVDDYGLVHLSTGDILRKAVADGTPLGMEAKRYMDSGALVPDEVVIGLVKERISQPDAREKGVLFDGFPRTIPQAEALGTALADIGVALDVVVSIEVDPEAIVTRITSRRQCRGCGKIFNVATDGELEACTECGGEVYQRDDDTEQTVRARLEAYEEQTSKLIPYYSEHGTLHTVDGNQSPDAVYAGIRDILNGVG, from the coding sequence ATGAACGTCATGCTGCTCGGTGCCGCCGGCGCGGGGAAGGGGACACAGGCCACGAGGATCGTGGACGATTACGGCCTGGTGCATCTGTCCACCGGCGACATCCTGCGGAAAGCCGTTGCCGACGGCACCCCTCTCGGCATGGAGGCTAAGCGGTACATGGATTCCGGCGCCCTCGTACCCGACGAGGTCGTGATCGGCCTGGTCAAGGAGCGCATCAGTCAGCCTGACGCCCGCGAGAAGGGCGTGCTGTTCGACGGCTTCCCGCGTACCATTCCTCAGGCCGAAGCCCTGGGGACGGCACTCGCCGATATCGGCGTGGCGCTCGACGTCGTAGTGAGCATAGAGGTGGACCCCGAGGCGATCGTCACCCGCATCACGTCGCGGCGGCAGTGCCGTGGATGCGGCAAGATCTTCAACGTCGCCACCGACGGCGAACTCGAAGCCTGCACGGAATGCGGCGGTGAGGTCTATCAGCGTGACGACGACACGGAGCAGACCGTGAGGGCGCGGCTCGAGGCGTACGAGGAGCAGACAAGCAAGCTGATCCCCTACTACAGCGAGCACGGCACCCTGCACACGGTCGATGGGAACCAGTCACCGGATGCGGTCTACGCCGGTATCCGCGACATCCTGAACGGTGTCGGCTGA
- the secY gene encoding preprotein translocase subunit SecY: MIDAIRNALRIPDLRRKIIFTLSIIALYRVGAHIPVPGVDPASMKDLVSGAGSALGLLNLFAGGALENFAIFALGIMPYITATIIMQLLQAVIPTFERWSKEGEAGQRKITQTARYMTLGIALMESLGLLTVFQAPATSGGLGVQFNLLTEIVIVISLISGTAAIMWMGELITQRGIGNGMSLLIFASIVSRFPQTIVSSFRVNPWFMLLVLAISLLVVAAVVFMEGGQRRIPVQYAKRVVGRRVYGGMGTYIPLKVNGANVIPIIFASSVLLFPSTIARFFTSVEWLQQVAAWLSGGWAYILLFAVMIVFFSYFYTALVFNPIETADNLRKNGGFIPGVRPGNPTAQYITNVLNRITLPGAVFLAAIAVVPQIIFQQTGDQLVQAFGGTSILIMVGVALETMRQLESQLQMRHYDGFFK; encoded by the coding sequence GTGATCGATGCCATTCGCAACGCTCTTCGCATCCCGGATCTTCGCAGGAAGATCATCTTCACGCTGAGCATCATCGCGTTGTACCGGGTGGGTGCGCACATTCCCGTCCCCGGTGTCGATCCGGCATCGATGAAGGACCTGGTCAGCGGCGCGGGTAGTGCGCTCGGCCTGCTGAACCTCTTCGCTGGCGGCGCGCTGGAGAACTTCGCGATCTTCGCACTCGGGATCATGCCGTACATCACGGCAACGATCATCATGCAGTTGCTGCAGGCGGTCATCCCGACGTTCGAACGGTGGTCCAAGGAAGGGGAGGCCGGTCAGCGCAAGATAACGCAGACCGCGCGCTACATGACCCTGGGTATCGCGCTCATGGAGTCCCTGGGCCTCCTGACGGTCTTCCAGGCGCCTGCCACGAGCGGCGGCCTTGGAGTGCAGTTCAATCTGCTCACCGAGATCGTGATCGTCATCAGCCTCATCTCCGGGACCGCCGCCATCATGTGGATGGGCGAGCTGATCACCCAGCGAGGGATCGGCAACGGCATGTCGCTGTTGATATTCGCGAGCATCGTGTCGCGCTTCCCGCAGACGATCGTCTCTTCGTTCCGGGTGAACCCCTGGTTCATGTTGCTCGTGCTCGCCATCTCCTTGCTCGTGGTCGCGGCAGTGGTGTTCATGGAGGGCGGTCAGCGCCGTATCCCGGTCCAGTACGCCAAGCGTGTCGTGGGTCGCCGTGTGTATGGCGGCATGGGGACGTACATCCCGCTGAAGGTCAACGGGGCCAACGTCATCCCGATCATCTTCGCATCGTCGGTGCTGCTGTTCCCCTCGACGATCGCCCGGTTCTTCACCAGCGTCGAGTGGCTGCAGCAGGTAGCCGCCTGGCTTTCGGGTGGTTGGGCGTACATCCTGTTGTTCGCCGTGATGATCGTCTTCTTCTCGTACTTCTACACGGCCCTCGTGTTCAACCCGATCGAGACGGCGGACAATCTACGCAAGAACGGCGGGTTCATCCCGGGTGTCCGTCCGGGTAACCCCACCGCGCAGTACATCACCAACGTGCTGAACCGAATCACGCTGCCGGGCGCGGTGTTCCTGGCGGCCATAGCTGTCGTGCCGCAGATCATCTTCCAGCAGACAGGCGACCAGCTGGTCCAGGCATTCGGCGGCACATCGATCCTGATCATGGTCGGCGTCGCGCTCGAGACGATGCGGCAGCTGGAGAGTCAGTTGCAGATGCGTCACTACGACGGCTTCTTCAAGTGA
- the rplO gene encoding 50S ribosomal protein L15: MQLHDLSPAPGSRKDRKRVGRGNASGHGTTAGRGDKGQNSRAGGGKGPGFEGGQNPLHMRMPKLGGFKNRSRVEYAVVNVGRLEDLYAAGDTVSVDSLFEKGVIKSKTTPVKVLGDGELTKALTVKTDRVSAPARTKIEAAGGTVDLS; encoded by the coding sequence ATGCAGTTGCACGATCTGAGTCCGGCGCCGGGCTCGCGTAAGGACCGCAAGCGCGTAGGTCGCGGGAACGCCAGCGGGCATGGCACCACCGCTGGCCGCGGCGACAAAGGTCAGAACTCGCGGGCCGGTGGCGGCAAGGGCCCCGGCTTCGAGGGTGGACAGAACCCGCTTCACATGCGGATGCCGAAGCTCGGTGGGTTCAAGAACCGCAGCCGCGTGGAATACGCGGTCGTGAATGTCGGACGGCTCGAGGACCTCTATGCCGCGGGTGACACCGTGAGCGTGGACAGCCTGTTCGAGAAGGGCGTCATCAAGAGCAAGACCACTCCGGTCAAGGTGCTCGGCGACGGCGAGCTCACGAAGGCTCTTACCGTGAAGACCGACAGGGTCTCCGCCCCGGCCCGCACCAAGATCGAGGCGGCTGGAGGGACGGTCGATCTCTCGTGA
- the rpmD gene encoding 50S ribosomal protein L30: MASEKTLRITQVRSAIGLPKDQKATVRALGLKRMHDTVEQADTPVIRGMIFKVKHLVEVEEA; the protein is encoded by the coding sequence ATGGCATCCGAGAAGACACTCAGGATCACTCAGGTGAGAAGCGCGATCGGGCTGCCCAAGGACCAGAAGGCCACGGTCCGGGCGCTCGGTCTCAAGCGCATGCACGATACCGTGGAGCAGGCCGACACGCCTGTCATCCGCGGCATGATCTTCAAGGTCAAGCACCTCGTCGAGGTCGAAGAGGCCTAG
- the rpsE gene encoding 30S ribosomal protein S5: protein MAYDTNAPVSEIQERVVYINRVAKVVKGGRRFSLTALVVVGDGNGRVGVGMGKAAEVPVAIKKGIEDAKKNMFTFPMSGTTIPHTVTGEYGAGKVLLKPAAPGTGVIAGGPVRALLELGGVQDVLSKSLGTSNALNIVKAAAAGLQELKSPAEVARSRGKTVAEIYGKEG from the coding sequence ATGGCGTATGACACCAACGCTCCGGTCTCCGAGATCCAGGAGCGCGTCGTCTACATCAATCGAGTGGCGAAGGTCGTCAAGGGCGGTCGTCGTTTCTCGCTGACCGCTCTCGTGGTCGTGGGAGACGGTAACGGCCGTGTCGGCGTGGGCATGGGCAAGGCCGCCGAGGTCCCCGTCGCCATCAAGAAGGGCATCGAGGACGCCAAGAAGAACATGTTCACGTTCCCGATGTCGGGCACGACCATCCCGCACACCGTCACCGGCGAGTATGGTGCCGGCAAGGTGCTCCTGAAGCCCGCTGCACCGGGTACCGGCGTCATCGCCGGCGGTCCGGTGCGTGCCCTGCTGGAGCTGGGCGGGGTCCAGGACGTGCTTTCCAAGTCCCTCGGCACCAGCAACGCCCTGAACATCGTGAAGGCGGCGGCGGCGGGTCTGCAGGAACTGAAGAGCCCGGCCGAGGTCGCGCGCAGCCGCGGCAAGACGGTCGCGGAGATCTACGGCAAAGAGGGGTAG
- the rplR gene encoding 50S ribosomal protein L18, whose amino-acid sequence MDKSKAKTAALTRRQRRVRGKVAGTAERPRLRVSRSNQHIYAQLIDDVAGATLVSASSIDPELRTALSSGANADAAKAVGGALGRRALEAGITEVVFDRGGRLYHGRVAALAEGARDAGLKF is encoded by the coding sequence ATGGATAAGTCGAAAGCGAAGACAGCGGCACTCACCCGCCGTCAGCGCCGGGTACGCGGGAAGGTCGCCGGTACGGCCGAACGACCCCGCCTGCGTGTCAGCCGCAGCAACCAGCACATCTATGCGCAGCTCATCGATGATGTCGCCGGGGCCACGCTGGTCTCAGCGTCTTCGATCGACCCCGAGCTGAGAACGGCGCTCTCATCGGGCGCAAACGCCGACGCCGCGAAGGCGGTAGGCGGCGCACTTGGGCGCCGGGCTCTCGAGGCCGGCATCACCGAGGTCGTGTTCGACCGCGGCGGACGTCTCTATCACGGGCGGGTGGCCGCTCTCGCAGAGGGTGCCCGCGACGCCGGCCTGAAGTTCTAA
- the rplF gene encoding 50S ribosomal protein L6, with translation MSRIGKQPIPVPAGVEVTIEGTDVTVKGPKGVLSQSFDPDMQITLEDGAVLVRRPTDGRRHRSLHGLTRTLISNMVVGVSEGFRKDMEIVGVGYRAVLKGSDLDLSLGLSHPMVVPAPEGITFEVPAPTKISVIGIDKQRVGQVAAEIRAIRPPEPYKGKGIRYAGEYVRRKVGKAAK, from the coding sequence GTGTCACGTATCGGCAAGCAGCCTATCCCGGTCCCGGCCGGGGTGGAAGTCACCATCGAGGGAACGGATGTCACCGTCAAGGGGCCGAAGGGCGTCCTGTCGCAGTCGTTCGACCCGGATATGCAGATCACGCTTGAGGACGGTGCTGTCCTCGTTCGCCGTCCCACCGACGGGCGTCGGCACCGCAGTCTTCATGGACTGACCCGTACGCTGATCTCCAACATGGTCGTCGGCGTCTCGGAGGGTTTCCGGAAGGACATGGAGATCGTGGGCGTCGGTTACCGCGCCGTGCTGAAGGGATCGGACCTCGATCTGTCACTCGGCCTGAGCCATCCCATGGTCGTACCGGCGCCGGAGGGCATCACGTTCGAGGTGCCTGCGCCCACCAAGATCTCGGTCATCGGCATCGATAAGCAGCGTGTCGGTCAGGTGGCGGCCGAGATCCGTGCGATCCGCCCGCCGGAGCCCTACAAGGGCAAGGGTATCCGTTACGCGGGCGAATACGTCCGCCGTAAGGTCGGCAAGGCCGCCAAGTAG
- the rpsH gene encoding 30S ribosomal protein S8: protein MSMTDPIADMLTRVRNANNAFQASTTMPSSNKLVAIAKIMKSEGYIEDYEVVPGEPQATLSITLKYGPKKQRTITGLRRISKPGLRVYAKKDELPRVLGGLGIAVISTSQGVMTEKQARAAGVGGEVLAYIW, encoded by the coding sequence ATGAGCATGACCGATCCCATCGCTGACATGCTGACGCGTGTCAGGAACGCGAACAATGCGTTCCAGGCTTCTACGACGATGCCGTCGTCGAACAAGCTCGTCGCGATCGCCAAGATCATGAAGAGTGAGGGCTACATCGAGGACTACGAGGTAGTCCCCGGTGAGCCGCAGGCCACGCTGAGTATCACGCTCAAGTACGGGCCGAAGAAGCAGCGGACCATCACCGGCCTGCGTCGCATCAGCAAGCCCGGTCTTCGTGTGTACGCCAAGAAGGACGAGCTTCCCCGCGTGCTCGGTGGTCTCGGCATAGCCGTGATCTCCACTTCGCAGGGTGTCATGACCGAGAAGCAGGCCCGTGCCGCCGGTGTCGGCGGCGAGGTGCTTGCCTACATCTGGTAG
- a CDS encoding type Z 30S ribosomal protein S14 → MAKKSMIAKAKRAPKFAVRTVNRCNRCGRPRAYYRQFGLCRVCLRELASRGELPGVRKASW, encoded by the coding sequence GTGGCAAAGAAGTCGATGATCGCCAAGGCAAAGCGTGCGCCGAAGTTCGCCGTGCGTACCGTGAACCGCTGCAACCGTTGCGGCAGGCCGCGCGCGTACTACAGGCAGTTCGGCCTCTGCCGCGTGTGTCTGCGCGAGCTGGCGAGCCGCGGTGAGCTGCCCGGTGTCCGTAAGGCCAGCTGGTAG
- the rplE gene encoding 50S ribosomal protein L5 produces the protein MAPRLKEKYRTEVVPALMEQFEYGNVHQVPRLEKIVVNMGVGAATQDAKLLENAINDLTIITGQKPAITRAKKSIASFKLRQGMPIGCKVTLRGDRMWEFFDRLLSTALPRIRDFRGVSGKAFDGRGNYSLGVNEQLIFPEIDYDKVDKIRGMDITFVTSADTDEECRALFDQFGFPFKR, from the coding sequence GTGGCACCCAGACTGAAGGAGAAGTACCGCACGGAGGTCGTGCCGGCGCTCATGGAGCAGTTCGAGTACGGCAACGTGCATCAGGTCCCGCGTCTGGAGAAGATCGTCGTCAACATGGGCGTCGGTGCGGCGACCCAGGACGCGAAGCTTCTCGAGAATGCGATCAACGACCTGACGATCATCACTGGCCAGAAGCCAGCCATCACGCGTGCCAAGAAGTCCATAGCGAGCTTCAAGCTCCGCCAGGGCATGCCCATCGGCTGCAAGGTCACGCTTCGCGGTGATCGCATGTGGGAGTTCTTCGACCGCCTGCTTTCGACGGCGCTGCCGCGCATCCGCGACTTCCGCGGTGTGAGCGGAAAGGCGTTCGACGGTCGCGGCAACTACTCGCTCGGTGTCAACGAGCAGTTGATCTTCCCGGAGATCGACTACGACAAAGTGGACAAGATCCGTGGCATGGACATCACCTTTGTCACGAGTGCGGATACAGATGAAGAGTGTCGAGCGCTGTTCGATCAGTTCGGATTCCCGTTCAAGCGGTAG
- the rplX gene encoding 50S ribosomal protein L24 has translation MTIRKGDRVRVIAGKDKGKEGKVLRSVPEKQRVVVENVHMIKKHTRPSQKNQQGGIIEMEGTIHVSNVMLVCPNCSQPTRVSRRREDGVRTRVCKSCGKDIDK, from the coding sequence ATGACGATCCGCAAGGGCGATCGCGTGCGCGTCATCGCCGGCAAGGACAAGGGCAAAGAGGGCAAGGTCCTCCGCTCGGTGCCGGAGAAGCAGCGCGTCGTCGTGGAGAACGTCCACATGATCAAGAAGCACACCCGCCCGAGCCAGAAGAACCAACAGGGCGGCATCATCGAGATGGAGGGGACGATCCACGTCTCCAACGTGATGCTCGTGTGCCCCAACTGCAGTCAGCCCACCCGGGTAAGCCGGCGCCGCGAGGATGGCGTCCGCACCCGCGTGTGCAAGTCGTGCGGTAAGGACATCGACAAGTAG
- the rplN gene encoding 50S ribosomal protein L14 — protein sequence MIQAETRLKVADNSGARRVACIKVLGGSKRRYAHVGDTIVCAVKEATPNGAVKKGDVVKAVVVRTKKEMRRPDGSYIKFDENAAVIIDAQGNPRGTRIFGPVARELRDRKYMKIVSLAPEVL from the coding sequence ATGATCCAGGCGGAGACCCGGCTGAAGGTAGCCGACAACTCCGGAGCGCGACGGGTGGCCTGCATCAAGGTCCTCGGCGGCTCCAAGAGGCGCTATGCCCATGTCGGCGACACCATCGTGTGCGCCGTGAAGGAGGCCACCCCGAACGGGGCGGTCAAGAAGGGCGATGTCGTGAAGGCGGTCGTCGTCCGTACGAAGAAGGAGATGCGCCGGCCTGACGGCAGCTACATCAAGTTCGATGAGAATGCTGCCGTGATCATCGACGCCCAGGGCAACCCGCGAGGCACGCGCATCTTCGGTCCTGTGGCGCGTGAGTTGCGCGACCGCAAGTACATGAAGATCGTGTCGCTCGCCCCGGAAGTCCTGTAG
- the rpsQ gene encoding 30S ribosomal protein S17 translates to MSTERNSRKERQGVVVSTAGEKTCVVQVQDRKRHPLYGKMITRSAKFHAHDENNECGVGDVVRIMETRPISKMKRWRLVEIVEKAK, encoded by the coding sequence ATGAGTACTGAGCGTAACAGCCGCAAGGAGCGCCAGGGTGTCGTGGTCTCGACCGCAGGAGAGAAGACCTGCGTAGTCCAGGTCCAGGACCGCAAGCGTCATCCGCTGTACGGCAAGATGATCACGCGTTCGGCCAAGTTCCACGCCCACGATGAGAACAACGAGTGCGGTGTTGGCGACGTCGTGCGCATCATGGAGACCAGGCCCATCTCGAAGATGAAGAGATGGCGTCTGGTGGAGATCGTAGAGAAGGCCAAGTAG
- the rpmC gene encoding 50S ribosomal protein L29: MKKTDIKGLAESEIAEKLKESRTELFNLRFQLATGQLDNPHRITMVKRDIARLHTELRSREIAASKSQAQ; this comes from the coding sequence GTGAAGAAGACAGACATCAAGGGTCTTGCCGAGAGCGAGATCGCAGAGAAGCTGAAGGAGAGCAGGACGGAGTTGTTCAACCTCCGGTTCCAGCTCGCTACCGGTCAGCTCGACAATCCGCACCGCATCACGATGGTGAAGAGGGACATCGCGCGCCTGCACACAGAGTTGCGCAGCCGTGAGATCGCGGCGTCCAAGTCCCAGGCGCAGTAG
- the rplP gene encoding 50S ribosomal protein L16 has translation MLLPKRVKHRKVMRGSRKGIAKGGTEIAFGEYGLKALEAAWITNRQIEAARIAMTRHMKRGGKVWINIFPDKPVTQKPAETRMGSGKGNPEKWVAVVKPGRVMFEVAGVSEEVAKEAMRLAAQKLPIKCKFVTRADSGGES, from the coding sequence ATGCTGCTTCCTAAGCGTGTCAAGCACCGCAAGGTGATGCGCGGCTCCCGTAAGGGTATCGCCAAGGGCGGTACCGAGATCGCATTCGGCGAATACGGGCTGAAGGCTCTCGAGGCCGCATGGATCACCAACCGGCAGATCGAGGCGGCGCGTATCGCGATGACCCGCCACATGAAGCGTGGCGGCAAGGTGTGGATCAACATCTTCCCGGACAAGCCCGTGACCCAGAAGCCGGCAGAGACCCGGATGGGATCCGGCAAGGGCAACCCCGAGAAGTGGGTGGCGGTCGTGAAGCCCGGCCGCGTGATGTTCGAGGTGGCCGGCGTGAGCGAAGAGGTCGCCAAGGAAGCCATGCGCCTCGCGGCGCAGAAGCTGCCGATCAAGTGCAAGTTCGTGACCCGTGCTGACAGTGGCGGTGAATCATAA
- the rpsC gene encoding 30S ribosomal protein S3, which produces MGQKVYPIGFRLGITEEWRSRWYQDKGYSQTLAEDLALRKYLKAKLRRAAVSRIDIERKGDKVFLEIWTARPGIVIGKKGAEVDALRKELEQLAGHPVAVNIVEVKRPELDATLVAQSVAEQLVARVSFRRAMKKAVTSAMKGGALGVRIQCSGRLGGAEMGRREWYREGRVPLHTLRAKIDYGTTDAVTTFGVIGVKVWIYRGDKLPGQTMTAAEEAALVERPRPDRSRGRRGAGNGRRG; this is translated from the coding sequence ATGGGCCAGAAAGTCTATCCCATCGGGTTCCGTCTCGGCATCACCGAGGAGTGGAGGAGCCGCTGGTATCAGGACAAGGGCTACAGCCAGACCCTGGCCGAGGACCTCGCGCTCAGGAAGTATCTGAAGGCGAAGCTCCGCCGCGCTGCCGTCTCGCGGATCGATATCGAGCGCAAGGGCGACAAGGTGTTCCTCGAGATCTGGACCGCGCGCCCGGGCATCGTCATCGGCAAGAAGGGCGCCGAGGTCGACGCGCTCCGCAAGGAACTGGAGCAGTTGGCTGGGCACCCCGTGGCCGTGAACATCGTGGAGGTGAAGCGTCCCGAGCTGGACGCGACCCTCGTTGCGCAGAGCGTTGCCGAGCAGCTCGTGGCTCGCGTCTCGTTCCGGCGCGCGATGAAGAAGGCAGTGACGAGCGCGATGAAGGGCGGTGCGCTGGGCGTCCGTATCCAGTGCTCCGGCCGTCTGGGCGGCGCAGAGATGGGTCGCCGTGAGTGGTATCGCGAAGGTCGGGTACCGCTCCATACGCTCCGTGCCAAGATCGACTATGGCACCACCGACGCTGTCACCACGTTCGGCGTCATCGGCGTGAAGGTCTGGATCTACCGCGGCGACAAGCTGCCCGGCCAGACGATGACCGCTGCCGAAGAGGCCGCTCTCGTGGAGCGTCCGCGCCCCGACCGTTCGCGCGGTCGTCGCGGCGCCGGTAACGGAAGGAGGGGCTAG
- the rplV gene encoding 50S ribosomal protein L22, whose translation MEARATAKYVRVSPRKAREVVDLVRGKSVPDAEAILKFTPRAAAEVVGKVVHSAAANAEKQHRIKPETLFVSEAFVNEGPTIKRIRPRAMGRAFRINKRTSHITVVVKQREEA comes from the coding sequence ATGGAAGCAAGAGCTACGGCGAAGTACGTGAGGGTGAGCCCGCGCAAGGCGCGCGAGGTCGTGGATCTCGTCCGCGGCAAGTCGGTGCCCGACGCCGAGGCGATCCTGAAGTTCACCCCGCGCGCTGCCGCAGAGGTGGTAGGCAAGGTGGTACACAGCGCCGCCGCCAACGCTGAGAAGCAGCACAGGATCAAGCCGGAGACGTTGTTCGTCTCCGAGGCCTTCGTCAACGAAGGGCCGACGATCAAGCGCATCCGCCCGCGCGCCATGGGCCGTGCGTTCCGTATCAACAAGCGCACGAGCCACATCACCGTGGTCGTGAAGCAGCGAGAGGAGGCGTAA
- the rpsS gene encoding 30S ribosomal protein S19, which produces MSRSLKKGPYVEPRLLKRIQDMNEAGEKKVIKTWSRASTIFPEMVGHTVAVHDGRKHVPVYVTESMVGHKFGEFSPTRTFRGHADDRKKGKR; this is translated from the coding sequence ATGAGCAGAAGCCTTAAGAAGGGACCCTACGTCGAGCCGCGTCTCCTGAAGCGTATCCAGGACATGAACGAGGCCGGCGAGAAGAAGGTCATCAAGACCTGGTCACGTGCGTCGACCATCTTCCCGGAGATGGTGGGTCACACGGTTGCGGTGCACGACGGACGCAAGCACGTTCCCGTGTACGTGACCGAGTCCATGGTCGGCCACAAGTTCGGGGAGTTCTCCCCGACGCGGACGTTCCGCGGACATGCGGACGATCGCAAGAAGGGCAAGCGCTAG
- the rplB gene encoding 50S ribosomal protein L2, translating into MGLKKYKPTSPGRRFQTVADFSEITSTTPEKSLLEPLPQKGGRNNNGRITTRHQGGGHKRQYRKIDFKRNKDGIPAKVATIEYDPNRSARIALLHYADGEKRYIIAPEKLRVGDAIMSGPGADIKPGNALPLENIPTGTVVHAIELQPGKGAAIARSAGASAQLIGKEGPNAILRMPSSEMRMVPLTCRATVGEVGNSEHANISIGKAGRNRHLGKRPTVRGTAMNPVDHPHGGGEGKNKTAGRHPVTPWGVPTKGHRTRAKHKASDRMIIRRRKK; encoded by the coding sequence ATGGGACTTAAGAAGTACAAGCCGACCTCACCGGGTCGTCGATTCCAGACGGTCGCCGATTTCTCGGAGATCACATCGACGACGCCGGAGAAGTCGCTGCTCGAGCCGCTGCCCCAGAAGGGCGGCCGCAACAACAACGGGCGGATCACCACCCGGCATCAGGGTGGTGGCCACAAGCGCCAGTACCGGAAGATCGACTTCAAGCGAAACAAAGACGGGATCCCGGCGAAGGTCGCGACGATCGAGTACGACCCCAACCGGTCCGCTCGCATCGCGCTCCTGCACTATGCGGACGGCGAGAAGCGTTACATCATCGCCCCCGAGAAGCTGCGGGTCGGTGACGCGATCATGTCCGGCCCCGGCGCCGACATCAAGCCTGGTAACGCGCTGCCGCTGGAGAACATCCCCACCGGTACCGTGGTGCACGCGATCGAGCTGCAGCCGGGCAAGGGCGCGGCTATAGCGCGTTCGGCAGGCGCTTCCGCGCAGCTGATCGGCAAGGAGGGCCCCAACGCCATCCTGCGCATGCCGTCCTCCGAGATGCGCATGGTGCCGCTCACCTGCCGTGCGACCGTTGGCGAGGTCGGCAACAGCGAGCATGCCAACATCTCCATCGGAAAGGCCGGCCGCAATCGTCACCTTGGCAAGCGGCCGACCGTTCGTGGTACCGCGATGAACCCGGTCGACCACCCGCATGGCGGTGGCGAAGGCAAGAACAAGACCGCGGGTCGTCACCCGGTCACGCCGTGGGGTGTTCCTACCAAGGGCCACCGCACACGTGCGAAGCACAAGGCGTCCGACCGCATGATCATCCGCCGCCGCAAGAAGTAG
- the rplW gene encoding 50S ribosomal protein L23, which translates to MQAHDIIIRPIVSEKSYDLMEQNRYTFEVHKTAKKEQIAAAISEIFGVTVTKVNTMNVAGKPRRLRYNKGLSRSWKKAIVTLKEGDTIDMFAGR; encoded by the coding sequence ATGCAGGCGCATGACATCATCATCCGGCCGATCGTGTCGGAGAAGAGCTACGACCTGATGGAGCAGAACCGCTACACGTTCGAGGTCCACAAGACCGCGAAGAAGGAGCAGATCGCGGCCGCGATCTCCGAGATCTTCGGCGTGACGGTCACCAAAGTGAATACCATGAACGTTGCTGGTAAACCGCGCAGACTCCGGTACAATAAGGGGCTGTCGCGCTCGTGGAAGAAAGCGATAGTCACCCTCAAAGAGGGCGATACGATCGATATGTTCGCCGGTAGGTGA
- the rplD gene encoding 50S ribosomal protein L4, whose translation MATVEVKDSTGKKVGQADVADAVFAIEPNPFAVHQVVRSQMAARRQGTHSVKGRSDVSGGGAKPWRQKGTGRARQGSIRAGQWKGGGVIFGPTPRSYAFKVPNKVVKLAMRSVLSAKRADGDLFVIDSFGLEEPSTRQAAAVLSALGIDRKVTVVVDNDDINALLSLRNIERARVITAAEANTYDLVDNTCLLFTKPALEWLEGVLS comes from the coding sequence ATGGCAACTGTGGAAGTGAAAGACAGCACGGGCAAGAAGGTGGGGCAGGCCGACGTGGCGGATGCCGTGTTCGCGATCGAGCCCAACCCCTTCGCCGTGCATCAGGTCGTCCGTAGCCAGATGGCTGCGCGGCGTCAGGGCACGCACAGCGTGAAGGGCCGGAGCGACGTCTCCGGCGGTGGCGCGAAGCCGTGGCGCCAGAAGGGTACCGGACGCGCCCGCCAGGGCTCCATCCGGGCCGGACAGTGGAAGGGCGGCGGTGTCATCTTCGGCCCCACCCCCAGAAGCTACGCGTTCAAGGTGCCGAACAAGGTCGTCAAGCTCGCCATGCGCAGCGTGCTCTCTGCGAAGCGTGCTGATGGCGATCTGTTCGTCATCGACTCCTTCGGTCTCGAGGAGCCGTCTACCAGGCAGGCCGCCGCCGTGCTTTCGGCGCTCGGCATCGACCGGAAGGTCACCGTCGTGGTGGACAACGACGACATCAACGCGCTGCTCTCGCTGCGAAACATCGAGCGGGCGCGCGTGATCACCGCCGCCGAGGCGAACACGTACGATCTTGTGGACAACACATGCCTGCTGTTCACCAAGCCGGCGCTCGAGTGGCTCGAGGGGGTGCTGAGCTGA